Part of the Streptomyces sp. NBC_01353 genome, GTACGACAGCGAGGATCAGTCGTTCGGGACGGTCTCGTAGCGCGGGGTGCCCTCTTCCATCTGGCGCAGCGCGTCCTTGCGGTCGCGCTTGGAGAGGCGGTCGATGTACAGGTAGCCGTACAGGTGGTCCGTCTCGTGCTGGAGGCAGCGGGCGAAGTAGCCGGTGCCGCGGACCTTGATCGGGTTGCCCTGGGCGTCCTGGCCGTGGACCTCGGCGACGTCCGGGCGGGCCAGCGAGGCGTACGCGGTCGGGACCGACAGGCAGCCCTCGTTGGAGTCGTCCAGGACGCGGCGGTCGGCCGGCAGGTCCTGGAGCACCGGGTTGACGACGACACCGGTGTGCCGCATGCCCTCGTCGTCGGGGCAGTCGTAGACGAAGACCTTGAGGTCCACACCGATCTGGTTCGCGGCGAGGCCCACGCCCTCGGCCGCCTTCTGGCTGGCGAACATGTCGTCGATCAGCGCGGCGAGCTCGTCGCCGAACTCCGTGACCTCCT contains:
- the def gene encoding peptide deformylase yields the protein MAQQETDEQINDGFVVDTEDCEARELAYRERGTVRPITVVGNPVLHKECKEVTEFGDELAALIDDMFASQKAAEGVGLAANQIGVDLKVFVYDCPDDEGMRHTGVVVNPVLQDLPADRRVLDDSNEGCLSVPTAYASLARPDVAEVHGQDAQGNPIKVRGTGYFARCLQHETDHLYGYLYIDRLSKRDRKDALRQMEEGTPRYETVPND